The following coding sequences are from one Sesamum indicum cultivar Zhongzhi No. 13 linkage group LG11, S_indicum_v1.0, whole genome shotgun sequence window:
- the LOC105173806 gene encoding LOW QUALITY PROTEIN: extensin-2-like (The sequence of the model RefSeq protein was modified relative to this genomic sequence to represent the inferred CDS: deleted 2 bases in 1 codon) — MVRNTEPQLWVRLALFSTLAAIVNADFPSWSSWLPYSYNSPPPPPPYTYASPPPPPPYKYVSLLPPYKYESPPPPPYVYKSPPPPPYKYESPPPPPYVYKSPPPPPYKYERPPPPPYKYESPPPPYIYKSPPPPPYKYESPPPPPYKYESPPPPPYVYRSPPPPPYKYESPPPPLYVYESPPPPPYKYESPPPPPYKYESPPPPPYVYKSPPPPPPYVYKSPPPPPYKYESPPPRPYKYESPPPPPYVYRSPPPPPYKYELPPPSPYVYKSPPPPPYKYESPPPPPYKYESSKSPPPPPYKYESPPPPPYVYKSPPPPLYKYESPPPRPYKYESPPPPPYIYISPPPPPPPYKFESPPPPPVYY; from the exons ATGGTGAGGAACACGGAACCCCAGCTGTGGGTTCGGCTAGCTCTCTTCTCCACGCTTGCTGCAATTGTAAATGCCGACTTCCCATCATGGAGTTCGTGGCTGCCCTACTCGTATAattcaccaccaccacctcctcctTATACATATGCATCACCCCCGCCACCTCCACCTTACAAGTATGTGTCGCTGCTGCCGCCTTATAAGTATGAGTCGCCACCACCTCCTCCTTATGTGTATAAatccccaccaccaccaccctaCAAGTATGagtcaccaccaccaccgccatATGTATACAAatctcctccaccaccaccttatAAGTATGAACGCCCTCCACCCCCGCCCTACAAGTATGAGTCACCACCACCTCCATATATTTACAAatctccaccaccaccgcctTACAAGTATGAGTCGCCTCCACCCCCGCCGTACAAGTATGAGTcgcctccaccaccaccatatGTTTACAGatctcctccaccaccaccttatAAGTATGAGTCACCACCACCGCCTCTATATGTATACGAAtctccaccacctccacctTACAAGTATGAGTCACCTCCGCCTCCACCCTACAAGTATGAGTCACCACCACCGCCTCCATATGTTTACAAATCTcccccaccaccaccgccaTATGTTTACAAatctcctccaccaccaccttaCAAGTATGAGTCACCTCCGCCCCGACCCTACAAGTATGAGTCACCACCGCCGCCTCCATATGTTTACAGatctcctccaccaccaccttaCAAGTATGAATTACCTCCACCCTCTCCATATGTTTACAAATCTCCTCCACCCCCACCTTACAAGTATGAAtcgccaccaccaccaccttatAAATATGAATCA TCCAAATCGCCACCACCCCCACCCTACAAATATgaatcaccaccaccacctccataTGTTTACAAATCTCCACCACCACCCCTTTACAAGTATGAGTCACCTCCACCGCGACCCTACAAATATGAGTCACCACCACCGCCTCcatatatttacatatctcctcctccaccaccaccaccctaCAAGTTTGAGTCACCACCTCCACCGCCAGTTTACTATTAG
- the LOC105173467 gene encoding glucan endo-1,3-beta-glucosidase 4 isoform X1, which produces MTAAIWFQATLLLCGVLFNAVGSFVGINIGTDVSNLPSAVEIVAILRAHSISHVRLFNADARMLNALSNTGIEVMISVTNEEVTTIGESPSAAADWINKNVAAYVPTTNITAIAVGSEVLTSLPNASAVIVPAMNYLNKALVASNLNYLVKVSTPHSMGIISRPFPPSTATFNATWNSTIYQILQFLKNTNSFYMLNAYPYYEYVKSNGIFPLEYALFKPLPSVKQIVDPNTLFHYSSMFDALVDATYNSIAALNFSGIPIVVTETGWPWSGGANEPDATAENAETYNKNLIRRVANDSGPPSQPAIPINTYIYELFNEDKRVGPESGRNWGVLFTNGTAVYDIKLSTSESLDANSSAVFCIARSGADETSLQDGLNWACGPGQANCGPIQQGQPCYIPNTLQNHASYAYNDYYQKMRSSGGTCDFGGTATTTTVDPSYGSCRFTGSLNSSTGEGLFPPPVFGPVGPPSGCSQNFVHLGTVFALFAALILSGMDVEHFVALW; this is translated from the exons ATGACGGCTGCAATATGGTTTCAAGCTACCTTGCTTCTTTGCGGAGTACTCTTCAATGCAGTAG GTTCATTTGTTGGGATAAATATTGGGACTGACGTTTCAAACCTACCTTCAGCTGTTGAAATTGTTGCAATTCTTAGAGCTCATTCAATATCTCATGTGCGTCTTTTCAATGCTGATGCCCGCATGCTGAATGCCCTCTCAAATACTGGCATAGAGGTCATGATTAGTGTTACAAACGAGGAAGTTACAACGATTGGAGAATCACCATCAGCAGCAGCGGACTGGATCAACAAAAATGTTGCAGCCTATGTGCCAACTACCAATATCACAGCAATTGCTGTGGGCAGTGAAGTTCTTACTTCGCTTCCAAATGCCTCTGCTGTTATAGTTCCCGCTATGAATTACCTCAACAAAGCCCTTGTTGCCTCAAATCTGAATTATCTAGTTAAAGTATCAACTCCGCACTCGATGGGCATAATTTCTCGGCCCTTTCCTCCTTCTACTGCCACTTTTAATGCAACATGGAACTCCACTATTTACCAGATCCTTCAGTTCttgaaaaacacaaattctttcTACATGTTAAACGCTTATCCTTATTATGAATATGTTAAGAGCAACGGCATTTTCCCTCTCGAGTATGCTCTTTTCAAACCACTGCCCTCTGTCAAACAAATCGTAGACCCCAACACCCTTTTCCACTATAGCAGTATGTTTGATGCTTTGGTCGATGCTACCTATAATTCTATAGCTGCTCTCAACTTCTCAGGAATCCCTATAGTGGTTACTGAAACTGGATGGCCGTGGTCTGGTGGTGCAAACGAACCTGATGCTACAGCAGAAAATGCTGAAACATATAACAAGAACTTGATTAGGCGTGTGGCAAATGACTCCGGCCCGCCTAGTCAGCCCGCCATTCCCATTAACACATACATTTATGAGTTGTTCAACGAAGACAAGAGGGTTGGGCCCGAGTCAGGTAGAAACTGGGGTGTTCTTTTTACTAACGGCACTGCTGTTTATGACATAAAGTTGAGTACTTCTGAGAGTCTCGACGCAAATTCTTCGGCGGTGTTTTGCATAGCAAGATCAGGTGCCGATGAGACCTCGCTGCAGGATGGTCTTAATTGGGCTTGTGGGCCGGGCCAAGCTAACTGCGGGCCAATACAGCAAGGACAGCCTTGTTATATCCCCAACACATTGCAAAACCATGCTTCTTATGCTTACAATGATTACTATCAGAAAATGCGCAGCTCCGGTGGGACTTGTGACTTTGGAGGCACCGCTACAACAACTACTGTTGATCCTA GTTATGGATCATGCAGATTTACAGGAAG TCTGAATTCAAGCACAGGAGAAGGGCTATTTCCGCCTCCAGTGTTTGGACCCGTCGGTCCACCCTCAGGATGTTCACAAAATTTCGTCCATCTTGGTACAGTATTTGCTTTGTTTGCTGCTCTGATTTTGTCGGGTATGGATGTGGAACACTTTGTGGCATTATGGTAA
- the LOC105173467 gene encoding glucan endo-1,3-beta-glucosidase 4 isoform X2: MTNTAFSDDNKLALVQIVEFGSFVGINIGTDVSNLPSAVEIVAILRAHSISHVRLFNADARMLNALSNTGIEVMISVTNEEVTTIGESPSAAADWINKNVAAYVPTTNITAIAVGSEVLTSLPNASAVIVPAMNYLNKALVASNLNYLVKVSTPHSMGIISRPFPPSTATFNATWNSTIYQILQFLKNTNSFYMLNAYPYYEYVKSNGIFPLEYALFKPLPSVKQIVDPNTLFHYSSMFDALVDATYNSIAALNFSGIPIVVTETGWPWSGGANEPDATAENAETYNKNLIRRVANDSGPPSQPAIPINTYIYELFNEDKRVGPESGRNWGVLFTNGTAVYDIKLSTSESLDANSSAVFCIARSGADETSLQDGLNWACGPGQANCGPIQQGQPCYIPNTLQNHASYAYNDYYQKMRSSGGTCDFGGTATTTTVDPSYGSCRFTGSLNSSTGEGLFPPPVFGPVGPPSGCSQNFVHLGTVFALFAALILSGMDVEHFVALW; the protein is encoded by the exons ATGACTAATACAGCATTTTCTGATGATAACAAATTGGCTTTAGTGCAGATTGTCGAATTTG GTTCATTTGTTGGGATAAATATTGGGACTGACGTTTCAAACCTACCTTCAGCTGTTGAAATTGTTGCAATTCTTAGAGCTCATTCAATATCTCATGTGCGTCTTTTCAATGCTGATGCCCGCATGCTGAATGCCCTCTCAAATACTGGCATAGAGGTCATGATTAGTGTTACAAACGAGGAAGTTACAACGATTGGAGAATCACCATCAGCAGCAGCGGACTGGATCAACAAAAATGTTGCAGCCTATGTGCCAACTACCAATATCACAGCAATTGCTGTGGGCAGTGAAGTTCTTACTTCGCTTCCAAATGCCTCTGCTGTTATAGTTCCCGCTATGAATTACCTCAACAAAGCCCTTGTTGCCTCAAATCTGAATTATCTAGTTAAAGTATCAACTCCGCACTCGATGGGCATAATTTCTCGGCCCTTTCCTCCTTCTACTGCCACTTTTAATGCAACATGGAACTCCACTATTTACCAGATCCTTCAGTTCttgaaaaacacaaattctttcTACATGTTAAACGCTTATCCTTATTATGAATATGTTAAGAGCAACGGCATTTTCCCTCTCGAGTATGCTCTTTTCAAACCACTGCCCTCTGTCAAACAAATCGTAGACCCCAACACCCTTTTCCACTATAGCAGTATGTTTGATGCTTTGGTCGATGCTACCTATAATTCTATAGCTGCTCTCAACTTCTCAGGAATCCCTATAGTGGTTACTGAAACTGGATGGCCGTGGTCTGGTGGTGCAAACGAACCTGATGCTACAGCAGAAAATGCTGAAACATATAACAAGAACTTGATTAGGCGTGTGGCAAATGACTCCGGCCCGCCTAGTCAGCCCGCCATTCCCATTAACACATACATTTATGAGTTGTTCAACGAAGACAAGAGGGTTGGGCCCGAGTCAGGTAGAAACTGGGGTGTTCTTTTTACTAACGGCACTGCTGTTTATGACATAAAGTTGAGTACTTCTGAGAGTCTCGACGCAAATTCTTCGGCGGTGTTTTGCATAGCAAGATCAGGTGCCGATGAGACCTCGCTGCAGGATGGTCTTAATTGGGCTTGTGGGCCGGGCCAAGCTAACTGCGGGCCAATACAGCAAGGACAGCCTTGTTATATCCCCAACACATTGCAAAACCATGCTTCTTATGCTTACAATGATTACTATCAGAAAATGCGCAGCTCCGGTGGGACTTGTGACTTTGGAGGCACCGCTACAACAACTACTGTTGATCCTA GTTATGGATCATGCAGATTTACAGGAAG TCTGAATTCAAGCACAGGAGAAGGGCTATTTCCGCCTCCAGTGTTTGGACCCGTCGGTCCACCCTCAGGATGTTCACAAAATTTCGTCCATCTTGGTACAGTATTTGCTTTGTTTGCTGCTCTGATTTTGTCGGGTATGGATGTGGAACACTTTGTGGCATTATGGTAA
- the LOC105173469 gene encoding E3 ubiquitin-protein ligase makorin — MSKRILCKFFAHGACLKGECCEYSHDWKAPPNNICTFYQKGVCAYGSRCRYDHIKVSRSQPPASSSSADLAFAKVLPSATATFGVGIATCSVSSASSGPLDPPNRPAWGENSMRHDIIHNDDDFADVGNFDPADRPICSFAAAGECPRGVNCPQIHGDLCPTCRKHCLHPFRPHEREEHLKTCDKRQKHLEALKGSQEIECSVCLERVLSKPTAAERKFGILSECNHPFCVSCIRNWRSSSPASSSDANSALRTCPICRKLSYFVIPSVIWYSSEEEKQEIVDSYKAKLRSIDCKHFNFGNGTCPFGTSCFYKHAYRDGRLEEVVIRHLGSEDGNTVIAKDIRLSDFLTNLQIR; from the exons ATGTCTAAACG gattctttgcaaattttttgCTCATGGTGCATGTCTGAAAGGGGAATGCTGTGAGTATTCGCATGACTGGAAGGCCCCAccaaataat ATATGTACCTTCTACCAAAAGGGGGTTTGTGCTTATGGAAGTCGATGTAGATACGATCACATTAAAGTTTCTCGGTCACAACCTCCAGCTTCATCTTCATCAGCAGATCTCGCTTTTGCCAAAGTACTTCCTTCGGCTACTGCAACATTTGGCGTGGGCATTGCCACTTGTTCTGTTTCTTCAGCTTCTAGTGGGCCACTCGATCCTCCCAACAGACCTGCATGGGGGGAGAATTCAATGCGTCATGATATAATCCACAATGATGATGATTTTGCTGATGTTGGGAATTTTGATCCTGCTGATCGACCGATATGCTCCTTTGCTGCTGCTGGTGAATGTCCACGTGGTGTAAATTGTCCTCAGATTCATGGGGATCTTTGTCCTACCTGCAGGAAACATTGCTTGCATCCTTTTAGGCCTCATGAAAGAGAAGAACACTTGAAAACATGTGATAAGAGGCAGAAGCACTTAGAAGCACTGAAAGGTAGTCAAGAAATAGAGTGCAGTGTTTGCCTTGAGCGCGTCCTCTCAAAGCCTACAGCAGCGGAACGTAAATTTGGGATATTATCCGAGTGCAATCATCCATTCTGTGTATCATGTATCAGGAATTGGCGTAGCAGTTCTCCAGCTTCTAGCTCGGATGCTAATTCTGCATTAAGAACCTGTCCTATTTGTCGAAAGCTTTCATACTTTGTCATTCCTAGCGTCATTTGGTATTCCTCGGAAGAAGAAAAGCAGGAGATTGTTGATAGCTACAAGGCAAAGCTGAG GTCTATTGATTGTAAGCACTTCAACTTTGGGAATGGGACCTGCCCATTTGGAACCAGTTGTTTTTACAAG cACGCCTATCGCGATGGTCGACTTGAGGAAGTGGTTATTCGCCATCTAGGGTCTGAAGATGGAAATACAGTTATCGCAAAAGATATCAG GCTCTCCGACTTTCTCACTAATTTGCAGATAAGGTGA